In the genome of Lactuca sativa cultivar Salinas chromosome 3, Lsat_Salinas_v11, whole genome shotgun sequence, the window AATTACTGAATTAGTATTATTATAAGGGAAAAAAGATTGGTTACATCTCCAACACTGGCGCCCTTGGCATTGTTAAGGAAGGAGACAAGATTGTCAGCAGGATGAGATACAATGGCACACAGAACACCAGCCACGTATCCCCCAGCAAAACTAACACCTAGCTGAAGAGATTTGCTGCATTCATTTTTGGGTCTTGGAATGGCGTATTTGTAAAACATCTCCACAATCGTTTCAAACGAAGCAAACTTCATCATTGTATCTGCAAGTTAATCATTTACAGTTGCACCTAATTAATATCTAAACTCTAAAATCCCATTTAACTTTTGTTACAAACCAGGTGTAACACCATGTATtaacatgggtttatttaaaaaaaaaacaaaagaaaattctaaacatttgaaaagtatgaatttataagaaaagtaagaaaatattgaaatataaaatttaaagtgtttttttcttattttaaatttaaacaaataatttagataaataaataaagaaattacTGAATCTTTAATTTGGTGATTTTGAAATTACAATGagagttcattaatgaaattgttaTGCATTTATCCTCCtacctaataaataaataaaaatttgccACATGttttcttctccttcatttggagaCATGgcattttttagaatttttaaatttttctattttccacttgtcattttattgtatttttcattttattaaattaaaatttcacatttaatatgtaaggtaatatatatgtcagatatttattagaaagggtttatatatgtaatgtataacattaaagcctcattaattttaatcattcaaaatttctcatttttcatataaattcaaacttttcaaattgttaaaatttcatatttaattttttttaaataaactcatgtaacacatgggtttcacacctagttattgaatataaatactatctacaatttaataaaataaaaaaaaccataaaatgacatgtggaataaaagttaatttaaaataaggaaaaactgcaataaagtccctatatattggcctcataatcgatttagtccctatatattttcttattcaattaagtcccaaataccgataatcgtattcaatttaaccctttgacccggtcaacaggtcatcctaactttagttttttttttacaacttttttctcaaaaaattgtttctaatatattttttctttataaaatcatatttatacaaaaaaacatattttcaaataaaaatcttatattttctatataaaaactttttttaaaagttttttgtatatgaaatatctagttataaaaatatatatttattaagtatataaatatatacaaatccgtttttataaaaaaaatgtatacaaacacctatcaccattttatatatatatatatatatatatatatatatatatatatatatatatatatatatatatatatatatatatatatatatatatatatataggtgtgtatctatatttttttataaaatcgtgtttgtttatattttttttataaaaacgtgtttgaataattttttatataatacgtgtttgtatacattttataaaatcgtgtttctatacattttataaaaacatgtttgaataatttttttatataatacgtgtttgtatatattttataaaatcgtgtttatatacattttataaaatgtatacaaacacgtattatataaaaaattattcaaacacgtttttataaaaaaaaaatagaaacaaacatgattttataaaaaaaaatatagataaaataggtgtttatatatatttgttttgtaaaatacatttttgtatagatttttttataaaaacggatttctatatatttatatacttaataaatacctatttttataactaaatatttcatatacaaaaaaactCTTTAaagaaagtttttatatagaaaatataagattttatgtgaaaatacgtttttttttgtataaatatgattttataaagaaataacatatttgaaacaattctttgagaaaaaaattaaagttaggatgaattcataataaaattctaaaatttgggcaaaaagggtaaagtttggaccaaatttgtaacaaagttaaaaatctaggccaaaagtgtaaattttagaccaaatttgtaataaattttgaaatctgggccaaaaatgtaatttttgaaagttggatgacctgttgaccgggtcaaagggttaaattgaatacgattaccggtatttgggacttaattgaataaaaaaaaatatacaaggactaaatcgattatgaggccaatatgtagggactttattaCAGTTTTCccttaaaataaccacaaaattacatgtggcaaaataaatgaaaatatgacatgtggcaaaaagatcGTTATTTATTAGGAAGGATTGTTGTAAATGGAACAAAAGTTTATATTTTTTGTCACACACAAAATGTTGGGAATGACTCGTTTGTGCAAAACTCACATAATAAATAGCCTTGGAAAGTTTGTCCCTGTCATTGACAAGCTTTCAAAAGCTATTTAAGATCGGAGTACGAGGATGGGGAGGGCATTTACATCTTTTGCACAAACAAGCAAGTCCCTTTCCCACCTTTTTGAGTGGGacaaaaaatgtaaacttttgttCCATTTATATTTGCCCTATCGTATCCAATGCCAATCAAAACGTAGTACTACAACCTTGTTCTATATATCATGCTTTATAGTTTAGGCTTAAACATTCACAAGTAAATTACGTTTTGATCCTTAAGTATAGCTgatattttcaaatttagcttcaaaaagttttctcttgcatttttggtcctccttaatttgaggtttttgtaatgttttttgaGGTTTTAGCACCAAATTTACAAAAGATCAGCTACACAGCCTATACTCATGATCCAAAACTAGTATTTTAATTGGAACAGGAACAGGGACAAAAAACATTACAATAACCTCAAATAAGGGCAAAGTTGCAAGAGAAAACTTTCGGGTCTAAATATGCATAAAAAAGAcatactcagggaccaaaaaaGCGATTTACTCaagtttcaaagtacattgcataGAGGTTAAAAGCATGTATCACAGATGCCTAAACTTACATGGTATCTGGCGTCCCCAAAGTGGCACCAATCCCTTGTATAACCTAAAAAAAATGTGGCAAAACTAGATGAGAGAACTTATGAAACTTAGAATAAATTATAAAAGGAGttaaaaaaacaagtttaaaatataaaataataacatgGGTGTACCCTAGTACGCCATCAGATCTGACAAATTTCGGGAGCCCATCACCCAAACCCCGGGCAAAACCAGGCTGTGTTTGGACACGAACTTTAACTGCCTCCATGGGACAAAGTGCCACATCAGCAATGACCTCAGCAGATGCGGAACCTGCCAGGTAGATCAAAGTTTTGTACTTGGCAGCATACTCTGGCCCTGCAATGTCAGAGTAATATTTCTTGAAGAACTCATAGAATCCAAACTTGCAGGCACCCTGAGCACTGTAGCCAAGAAGAGTTGGGACCCATCCCTTGAAGAATCCCCTCACACCTTGCTCCTTCAGCAATACCCCAAAACCAGACGAGATGCTCTTGTACTTAACAGGGTCAATCTGATTAatcaaaaagaaataatagttagTCATAACCCTCTCAAAACATTGTAATATATGAATCACATTGGGTTATATATCATCTATGGTAAGCTAAGTTGTGAAATGGAACTTAGTTGATCTTGTCCAGATACAAGTGCCAAAGGGTACATGAAATCAACTGTTTGAGTTTGCAAAACTAGCATATGTTGCATAAAAGTATAGAGTTGACCTTATGTAGCACCAAATTAAGATAACAAATCGCATATACTAGTTGGTTTAAAAGAAAAACTAACCCTAAATATGACATTATATGCTACAAAATCACAATGAAGCACTTTCATTTTCATATACATTAGCCTAAGTAACTCTAGCTAAGGGCGACTGATTGGTCCATGGTTAAACGTCCTAACTCCTAATCATCTTTGGAGGATTTCCAATCCTCACCTACAGCATTACTTGCAGCACCTAAAAAACTACTCCATTTTACATCGAATTTCAAATGTAAGGCCATTAAGCGTGATGCATCTTAGCCAACGCATAAGAGAAAATAGAAATGAAATCAAATTATTCACCAGCCGCAAGACAAGCGAATTACATAGATCTAACTTAAAGACGCGCCAAAACCGGATCACCGATTTGGATGAAGTCAAACTACCAAAAGAAAGGGAACTGATTATGACGAAACAGATCGATAAAAAGTAAATTGTTGAATCTGAATACAAAAGACATCATATAGCAGaaaatcataaaaatgaagaTACGTGAGTTGAGTTGCTACAAAAATCGATTAAACATTCGAAATTAAACACATATACCTGCATGTTACATTTAACGAGATCAAGAGGAGTAACGGTCATGTGAGTGAGACCACAGCTGAGGATCCCACCAACTGTACACGCAGCGTAGAATCGAGGCGAGTACATCTCGATCTTGCCAAAAGGCTCGCTGGGAGAAGCTATCATGAAGTTTTGCTGCTCCTTTGGAGGTGAAGGAGAAGGAAACAGGCTTGGGTTTGAATGATTGATGGATTTGCCCATGAGTAGGCTGGTGGTTGAAGACGA includes:
- the LOC111915787 gene encoding mitochondrial phosphate carrier protein 3, mitochondrial, yielding MAFSDNSRQSLIPNFLYSSSSTTSLLMGKSINHSNPSLFPSPSPPKEQQNFMIASPSEPFGKIEMYSPRFYAACTVGGILSCGLTHMTVTPLDLVKCNMQIDPVKYKSISSGFGVLLKEQGVRGFFKGWVPTLLGYSAQGACKFGFYEFFKKYYSDIAGPEYAAKYKTLIYLAGSASAEVIADVALCPMEAVKVRVQTQPGFARGLGDGLPKFVRSDGVLGLYKGLVPLWGRQIPYTMMKFASFETIVEMFYKYAIPRPKNECSKSLQLGVSFAGGYVAGVLCAIVSHPADNLVSFLNNAKGASVGDAVKKLGVLGLFTRGLPLRIVMIGTLTGAQWGLYDAFKVFVGLPTTGGAAPPAAIEAAKE